A genomic segment from Streptomyces sp. NBC_00459 encodes:
- a CDS encoding L,D-transpeptidase: protein MEKRVMTDSRRRKGLMAASALLGGVLVLSACSGGDSDSASKGDSGTDTSQAKADEAAAEKASEAQIKITPGDGSNNASINNAAQVAVTKGTLTSVQMTTADGTAVAGEISADKTSWKPSAQLERATTYKVAAEAKDADGRAAHENASFTTVAAANSFVGYFTPEDGSTVGVGMPVSINFDKAITEKAAVQKAVTVSSTSGQEVVCHWFNDTRMDCRPDDYWQENSTVTLKLALDGVEGASGVYGVQQKTVTFKIGRNQVSIVDAKTKTMKVMHNGTVIKTIPISAGSPENKTYEGKMVMSEKFKETRMNGATVGFTDDDGKGEYDIKDVPHAIRLTTSGTFVHGNYWSSDGTFGSANVSHGCVGLNDTKGANDKNSAGYWFYEHSIIGDVVDVRNTGDKTVDPANGLNGWNLNWADWKAGSAV, encoded by the coding sequence ATGGAGAAGCGTGTGATGACGGACAGTAGGCGGCGCAAGGGTCTGATGGCCGCGTCCGCCCTGCTCGGTGGCGTGCTGGTGCTCTCTGCGTGCAGCGGAGGCGACAGCGACAGTGCCTCCAAGGGCGACAGCGGTACCGACACCTCGCAGGCCAAGGCCGACGAGGCGGCGGCCGAGAAGGCCTCCGAGGCCCAGATCAAGATCACACCCGGGGACGGCTCGAACAACGCCTCCATCAACAACGCCGCCCAGGTGGCGGTGACCAAGGGCACCCTCACGTCCGTGCAGATGACGACGGCGGACGGTACCGCGGTCGCCGGTGAGATATCTGCCGACAAGACCAGCTGGAAGCCGAGCGCCCAGCTGGAGCGCGCGACCACCTACAAGGTGGCGGCGGAGGCGAAGGACGCCGACGGCCGTGCCGCGCACGAGAACGCCTCGTTCACCACGGTCGCCGCGGCGAACAGCTTCGTCGGCTACTTCACCCCCGAGGACGGCTCGACCGTCGGTGTGGGCATGCCCGTGTCGATCAACTTCGACAAGGCGATCACGGAGAAGGCGGCCGTGCAGAAGGCCGTCACGGTCTCCTCGACCAGCGGGCAGGAGGTCGTCTGCCACTGGTTCAACGACACCCGCATGGACTGCCGGCCCGACGACTACTGGCAGGAGAACTCCACCGTCACGCTGAAGCTGGCGCTCGACGGAGTGGAGGGCGCGAGCGGCGTCTACGGCGTGCAGCAGAAGACGGTCACCTTCAAGATCGGCCGCAACCAGGTCTCCATCGTCGACGCCAAGACGAAGACGATGAAGGTCATGCACAACGGCACGGTCATCAAGACCATCCCGATCTCCGCCGGTTCGCCCGAGAACAAGACGTACGAGGGCAAGATGGTGATGTCGGAGAAGTTCAAGGAGACGCGCATGAACGGCGCGACCGTGGGCTTCACCGACGACGACGGCAAGGGCGAGTACGACATCAAGGACGTGCCGCACGCCATCCGGCTGACCACCTCCGGCACCTTCGTGCACGGCAACTACTGGAGCTCCGACGGCACCTTCGGCAGCGCCAACGTCAGCCACGGCTGCGTCGGCCTGAACGACACCAAGGGCGCCAACGACAAGAACTCCGCGGGCTACTGGTTCTACGAGCACTCGATCATCGGTGACGTCGTCGACGTCCGGAACACCGGCGACAAGACCGTCGACCCGGCCAACGGTCTCAACGGCTGGAACCTGAACTGGGCGGACTGGAAGGCCGGTTCGGCCGTCTGA
- a CDS encoding GGDEF domain-containing protein — translation MGEESRLHAVVTLAQGMAAAQSSRESWRAAALGACHALTGNFAALSVWERELGRLRVLVNVGERAADEEEFPEGEAYPVHQFPEITEFLHERWAGGGEPDAWVETAEGPAHGSSAGRAGYCHQRVAALRRRGRGCCVVAPVVLHGRAWGELYVARPVGAPVFDRADADFATVLASVVAAGIAQTERLEEARLLAFTDALTGLANRRAVDAHLDEAIERHRRDGVVVSLVVCDLNGLKRVNDTLGHAVGDRLLERFGSVLSLCGAMLPGALAARLGGDEFCLLVVGAPADDVVRAGVELCRRAAELELGEGVACGIASTGDAIGPVRTARRLFRLADAAQYRAKAVHSDRPVVAGREGPDDPVVRLAEEPSGEGAVERRRFRGRSL, via the coding sequence ATGGGTGAGGAAAGCCGGCTCCACGCCGTCGTGACGCTCGCGCAGGGCATGGCCGCAGCGCAGAGCTCCCGCGAGTCCTGGCGTGCCGCCGCGCTCGGTGCCTGTCATGCGCTGACGGGGAACTTCGCCGCGCTGTCCGTATGGGAGCGGGAGCTGGGGCGGCTGCGGGTTCTGGTGAACGTGGGGGAGCGGGCCGCCGACGAGGAGGAGTTCCCCGAGGGGGAGGCCTACCCCGTGCACCAGTTCCCGGAGATCACCGAGTTCCTGCACGAGCGGTGGGCGGGCGGTGGTGAGCCCGACGCGTGGGTCGAGACCGCCGAGGGGCCCGCGCACGGGTCGTCGGCCGGTCGCGCGGGGTACTGCCATCAGCGCGTCGCCGCACTGCGGCGCCGGGGGCGCGGCTGCTGTGTCGTGGCCCCCGTCGTGCTGCACGGCCGGGCCTGGGGTGAGCTGTATGTCGCCCGGCCCGTCGGTGCCCCCGTCTTCGACCGTGCCGACGCCGACTTCGCCACCGTCCTGGCCTCCGTCGTCGCCGCCGGGATCGCCCAGACCGAGCGGCTGGAGGAGGCTCGGCTGCTCGCGTTCACCGACGCGCTCACGGGGCTCGCCAACCGCCGTGCCGTGGACGCCCATCTCGACGAGGCGATCGAGCGGCACCGGCGGGACGGCGTGGTGGTCAGCCTCGTCGTCTGCGATCTGAACGGGCTCAAGCGTGTCAACGACACGCTGGGGCACGCGGTCGGCGACCGGCTCCTCGAACGGTTCGGGTCGGTGCTGTCGCTGTGCGGGGCCATGCTGCCCGGCGCCCTCGCCGCCCGTCTCGGCGGTGACGAGTTCTGCCTGCTGGTGGTCGGTGCGCCCGCGGACGACGTGGTCCGGGCAGGTGTCGAACTGTGCCGTCGTGCCGCCGAGTTGGAGCTGGGGGAGGGGGTCGCCTGCGGGATCGCGTCGACCGGCGACGCGATCGGGCCGGTGCGGACGGCTCGCCGGTTGTTCCGGCTCGCCGACGCGGCGCAGTACCGGGCGAAGGCCGTCCACTCGGACCGGCCGGTGGTCGCGGGGCGCGAGGGCCCCGACGACCCGGTCGTCCGGCTCGCCGAGGAGCCCTCCGGGGAGGGGGCGGTTGAACGGCGGCGGTTCCGTGGGCGTTCGTTGTGA
- a CDS encoding ABC transporter ATP-binding protein, with amino-acid sequence MYELKGVTKRYTRGKETVDALAGIDLTIADGDRLVIQGPTGGGKSTLLQMLGGLDRPTGGSIDLDGTDLAKLSETRLTKVRSENIGFVFQSFNLIPTLSAQENVETALVPLGVKGRERRERAAEALKSVGLGERLGHLPGEMSGGQQQRVAIARALVKQPKVLLADEPTGNLDESMRDEIMDVLETMWKELGLTFIMVTHDSAIAKKAPRLAIIRKGKITVKENAGS; translated from the coding sequence ATGTACGAACTCAAGGGCGTAACCAAGCGCTACACCCGAGGCAAGGAAACCGTCGACGCCCTCGCCGGAATCGACCTCACCATCGCCGACGGCGACCGCCTGGTCATCCAGGGCCCCACCGGCGGCGGCAAGTCCACGCTGCTGCAAATGCTCGGCGGTCTCGACCGTCCCACCGGCGGCAGTATCGACCTCGACGGCACAGATCTCGCCAAACTGTCCGAGACCAGGCTCACCAAAGTCCGCAGCGAGAACATCGGCTTCGTCTTCCAGAGTTTCAATCTCATTCCGACTTTGTCGGCCCAGGAAAATGTCGAGACCGCTCTCGTACCACTCGGTGTGAAGGGCCGAGAACGGCGTGAACGGGCCGCCGAGGCGCTCAAGTCGGTGGGGCTCGGGGAGCGGCTCGGACATCTGCCGGGGGAGATGTCCGGCGGCCAGCAGCAGCGCGTCGCCATCGCCCGTGCGCTGGTCAAGCAGCCGAAGGTGCTGCTCGCCGACGAGCCCACCGGGAACCTCGACGAGTCGATGCGCGACGAGATCATGGACGTACTCGAAACCATGTGGAAGGAACTCGGGCTCACTTTCATCATGGTCACGCACGATTCGGCGATCGCGAAGAAAGCCCCGCGGCTGGCGATCATCCGCAAGGGGAAGATCACCGTCAAGGAGAACGCCGGTTCGTAG
- a CDS encoding enoyl-CoA hydratase/isomerase family protein, with protein MGEERSEERFGEFVVVRRHGFVAELVLDRPKAMNAVSSAMARSISGACAALAADRDVRAVVLTSTHERAFCVGADLKERNSMTDAELVRQRPVARGAYTGVLELPMPTVAAVHGFALGGGFELALSCDLIVADSTAVVGLPEVSVGVLPGGGGTQLLPRRVGAARAAELIFTARRVEGGEARELGLVDVLVEEGRDREEALALAARIAANSPVGLRAAKRALRVGFGLDLRAGLEVEDAAWRSVAFSGDRTEGVAAFAEKRAPVWPGE; from the coding sequence ATGGGCGAGGAACGGTCCGAGGAGCGGTTCGGGGAGTTCGTCGTGGTGCGGCGGCACGGGTTCGTCGCCGAGCTGGTCCTCGATCGGCCGAAGGCCATGAACGCGGTCTCCTCCGCCATGGCCCGGTCCATCTCCGGTGCGTGTGCCGCGCTGGCCGCCGACCGCGACGTACGCGCGGTGGTGCTGACCTCCACCCATGAGCGGGCGTTCTGCGTCGGGGCCGACCTCAAGGAACGGAACTCGATGACCGACGCCGAACTGGTCCGGCAGCGGCCGGTGGCGCGGGGTGCCTACACCGGCGTACTGGAGCTGCCGATGCCGACGGTCGCCGCGGTGCACGGGTTCGCGCTGGGGGGCGGGTTCGAGCTGGCGCTGTCCTGCGATCTGATCGTCGCGGACTCCACGGCGGTGGTGGGGCTGCCCGAGGTGTCCGTGGGCGTGCTCCCGGGGGGCGGCGGTACGCAGTTGCTGCCCCGGCGGGTGGGCGCGGCGCGGGCCGCCGAGCTGATCTTCACCGCGCGGCGGGTGGAGGGGGGTGAGGCGCGGGAGCTGGGGCTCGTGGATGTGCTCGTGGAGGAGGGGCGTGACCGGGAGGAGGCGCTGGCGCTGGCGGCCCGGATCGCGGCGAACTCCCCGGTGGGGCTACGGGCGGCGAAGCGGGCGCTGCGGGTGGGGTTCGGGCTGGATCTGCGGGCGGGGCTGGAGGTGGAGGACGCGGCGTGGCGGTCGGTCGCCTTTTCGGGCGACCGGACGGAGGGGGTCGCGGCGTTCGCCGAGAAGAGGGCGCCTGTCTGGCCGGGGGAGTAG
- a CDS encoding adenylate/guanylate cyclase domain-containing protein, translating into MTVDDTGSDTAGSRVDGHDADSGEDPLALRLEQLILGAERRYTPFQAARSAGVSMELASRFWRAMGFADIGQAKALTEADVLALRRLAGLVEAGLLSEAMAVQVARSTGQTTARLAEWQIDSFLEGLTEPPEPGMTRTEVTYPLIELLLPELEEFIVYVWRRQLAAATGRVVQAADDEEMVDRRLAVCFADLVGFTRLTRRMEEEELGELVEAFETTAADLVAANGGRLVKTLGDEVLYAADDAGVAAEIALRLIETMAHDETMPELRVGMAFGTVTTRMGDVFGSTVNLASRLTSIAPRDAVLVDAAFAEELIRTGDAPASEAEAAEAAAAAEKEGEEPPVYRFALQPMWQRPVRGLGVIEPWLLTRRAGSVA; encoded by the coding sequence GTGACCGTCGACGACACGGGCTCCGACACGGCGGGCAGCCGGGTGGACGGGCATGACGCCGACTCCGGCGAAGACCCGCTCGCCCTGCGCCTCGAACAGCTCATCCTCGGCGCCGAGCGCCGCTACACCCCTTTTCAGGCCGCCCGCAGCGCCGGTGTCTCCATGGAGCTCGCGTCCCGTTTCTGGCGGGCGATGGGCTTCGCCGACATCGGCCAGGCCAAGGCGCTGACCGAGGCGGACGTACTCGCGTTGCGCCGGCTCGCCGGTCTCGTCGAGGCGGGGCTGCTGAGCGAGGCGATGGCCGTGCAGGTGGCGCGGTCCACGGGGCAGACCACCGCCCGTCTGGCCGAGTGGCAGATCGACTCCTTCCTGGAGGGGCTGACCGAGCCGCCCGAGCCCGGAATGACGCGCACCGAGGTGACGTACCCGCTGATCGAACTGCTCCTGCCCGAGCTGGAGGAGTTCATCGTGTACGTGTGGCGGCGCCAGCTCGCCGCCGCGACCGGGCGGGTCGTGCAGGCCGCCGACGACGAGGAGATGGTCGACCGGCGGCTCGCCGTCTGCTTCGCCGACCTCGTCGGGTTCACGCGACTGACCCGTCGGATGGAGGAGGAGGAACTCGGCGAACTCGTCGAGGCCTTCGAGACCACGGCCGCCGACCTGGTGGCGGCGAACGGCGGGCGGCTCGTCAAGACGCTCGGCGACGAGGTCCTGTACGCGGCGGACGACGCGGGTGTGGCCGCCGAGATCGCGCTGCGGCTGATCGAGACGATGGCGCACGACGAGACGATGCCCGAGCTGCGGGTCGGGATGGCCTTCGGCACGGTGACCACCCGTATGGGTGATGTGTTCGGCTCGACGGTGAATCTGGCCTCGCGGTTGACGTCGATAGCGCCACGGGACGCCGTGCTCGTCGACGCGGCGTTCGCGGAGGAGCTGATCCGGACCGGGGACGCGCCCGCCTCCGAGGCGGAGGCGGCCGAGGCCGCGGCCGCCGCGGAGAAGGAGGGCGAGGAGCCGCCCGTGTACCGCTTCGCGCTTCAGCCGATGTGGCAGCGGCCGGTGCGCGGGCTCGGCGTGATCGAGCCCTGGCTGCTGACCCGACGGGCCGGCTCCGTCGCGTAG
- a CDS encoding ABC transporter permease — MFFTYLRRELRRRRKAALVVASGLALGIALVIVVTSVSSGMSKAQDKVLESLYGLGTDMTVTKAAAAQTGTGDTQRRRFQFDARPDGDDSAAEQSSDRVMVQGFQTLAASTVTKVGTQKGVSDAVGGLSLQVIKVSGQFRQGQFQQDQQANGGNQGGRPGGNSTAAPQGRVEGGGAEFDVNNYSVYGTDVTKPALGPLTSSKITSGRTFTTSETDAKVVVVDASYAKEKKLKVGSTVTIKSVKYKAIGIATPESGDAAANLYIPLKQAQTLSDSKDKVTTIYVQATDSQQISAVKSTIQKNISGTTVTTSADLADTVSGSLSTASDLASNVGKWLSIAVLVAAFLVAGLLTSSAVSRRVREFGTLKALGWKSGRVTRQVVGEAVVNGLVGGALGIALGLAGAYVVTAISPELQAEVGSSGGNGGPGGGGGFPGGGGGFGRQAATKALTVALTAPVALSTIVLAVGLAVAGGLIAGAFGGWRASRLRPADALRRVE; from the coding sequence ATGTTCTTCACCTACCTGAGGCGCGAACTGCGCCGCCGCCGTAAAGCGGCTCTCGTCGTCGCCTCCGGGCTCGCGCTCGGCATCGCCCTGGTCATCGTGGTCACCTCGGTGTCCTCGGGCATGTCGAAGGCGCAGGACAAGGTCCTGGAGTCGCTGTACGGCCTCGGTACCGACATGACCGTCACCAAGGCCGCCGCGGCCCAGACCGGCACCGGTGACACACAGCGCCGACGCTTCCAGTTCGACGCGCGGCCCGACGGCGATGACTCCGCCGCGGAACAGAGCAGCGACCGGGTGATGGTTCAGGGCTTCCAGACCCTGGCGGCCTCCACGGTCACCAAGGTCGGTACGCAGAAGGGTGTCTCGGACGCCGTCGGCGGGCTGAGCCTTCAAGTCATCAAGGTCAGCGGCCAGTTCCGCCAGGGCCAGTTCCAGCAGGACCAGCAGGCCAACGGCGGCAACCAGGGCGGACGCCCCGGCGGCAACTCGACGGCCGCGCCCCAGGGGCGCGTCGAAGGCGGTGGCGCCGAGTTCGACGTCAACAACTACTCGGTGTACGGCACCGACGTCACCAAGCCGGCCCTCGGCCCGCTGACCTCCTCGAAGATCACCAGCGGCCGTACGTTCACGACCTCCGAGACCGACGCCAAGGTCGTGGTCGTCGACGCCTCCTACGCCAAGGAGAAGAAGCTCAAGGTCGGCAGCACGGTCACCATCAAGAGCGTCAAGTACAAGGCCATCGGCATCGCGACCCCCGAGAGCGGCGACGCGGCGGCCAACCTCTACATCCCGCTGAAGCAGGCCCAGACCCTCAGCGACTCCAAGGACAAGGTCACCACGATCTACGTCCAGGCGACCGACTCCCAGCAGATCAGCGCGGTCAAGTCGACGATCCAGAAGAACATCTCGGGTACGACCGTCACGACGTCCGCCGATCTCGCCGACACCGTCTCCGGGTCCCTGTCCACCGCCTCCGACCTGGCCTCCAACGTCGGCAAGTGGCTGTCCATCGCGGTGCTCGTGGCTGCCTTCCTGGTCGCGGGCCTGCTCACCTCCTCGGCGGTCTCCCGCCGGGTGCGCGAGTTCGGCACGCTGAAGGCGCTCGGCTGGAAGTCGGGCCGGGTCACCCGGCAGGTCGTCGGCGAGGCTGTCGTCAACGGGCTGGTGGGCGGCGCCCTCGGTATCGCGCTGGGCCTCGCAGGTGCGTACGTCGTCACCGCGATCAGCCCCGAACTCCAGGCGGAGGTGGGCAGTTCGGGCGGTAACGGCGGTCCCGGCGGAGGCGGTGGCTTCCCCGGCGGTGGCGGCGGCTTCGGCCGACAGGCCGCGACCAAGGCCCTGACGGTCGCGCTCACCGCGCCCGTCGCGCTCTCCACCATCGTCCTCGCGGTCGGCCTCGCCGTCGCCGGCGGCCTGATCGCCGGCGCCTTCGGCGGGTGGCGCGCGTCCCGCCTGCGCCCGGCGGACGCGCTGAGGCGAGTCGAGTAG
- the hutH gene encoding histidine ammonia-lyase, translated as MHTVVVGTTGATAADVLAVARGGARIELSGEAVAALSKARGIIDALAAKPEPVYGVSTGFGALASRHISPELRAQLQRNIVRSHAAGMGPRVEREVVRALMFLRLKTVCSGHTGVRPEVAQTMADVLNAGITPVVHEYGSLGCSGDLAPLSHCALTLMGEGDAEGPDGVVKPAAELLAAHGIVPVELREKEGLALLNGTDGMLGMLIMALADLDTLYKSADVTAALSLEALLGTDKVLAPELHAIRPHPGQGASAANMLAVLKGSELTGHHQDGAPRVQDAYSVRCAPQVAGAGRDTMAHARLVAERELASSVDNPVVLPDGRVESNGNFHGAPVAYVLDFLAIAAADLGSIAERRTDRLLDKNRSHGLPPFLADDAGVDSGLMIAQYTQAALVSELKRLAVPASADSIPSSAMQEDHVSMGWSAARKLRTAVDNLARIIAVELYAATRAIELREGLTPAPASRAVIDAVRAAGVEGPGPDRFLAPDLAAADAFVRGGHLVAAVEPVTGPLR; from the coding sequence ATGCACACAGTGGTGGTGGGGACGACCGGGGCGACCGCGGCGGACGTGCTCGCCGTGGCGCGTGGCGGGGCCCGGATCGAGCTGTCCGGGGAGGCCGTCGCCGCCCTCTCGAAGGCCCGCGGGATCATCGACGCGCTGGCCGCCAAGCCCGAGCCCGTGTACGGCGTGAGCACCGGGTTCGGTGCCCTCGCGAGCCGGCACATCAGCCCCGAGCTGCGCGCCCAGCTCCAGCGCAACATCGTCCGCTCGCACGCCGCCGGCATGGGACCGCGGGTCGAGCGTGAGGTCGTACGGGCGCTGATGTTCCTGCGGCTCAAGACCGTCTGCTCGGGGCACACGGGCGTGCGGCCCGAGGTGGCGCAGACCATGGCCGACGTGCTCAACGCCGGGATCACCCCGGTCGTCCACGAGTACGGCTCCCTCGGCTGCTCCGGCGACCTCGCGCCCCTCTCCCACTGCGCCCTCACGCTCATGGGCGAGGGCGACGCGGAGGGGCCGGACGGAGTCGTGAAACCGGCCGCCGAACTCCTCGCCGCGCACGGCATCGTCCCCGTCGAGCTGCGCGAGAAGGAGGGCCTTGCCCTTCTCAACGGCACCGACGGCATGCTCGGCATGCTGATCATGGCCCTCGCCGACCTCGACACCCTCTACAAGTCCGCCGACGTCACCGCCGCCCTCTCGCTGGAGGCGCTCCTCGGCACGGACAAGGTGCTCGCGCCCGAGCTGCACGCCATCCGGCCGCACCCCGGACAGGGGGCCAGCGCGGCCAACATGCTTGCCGTGCTGAAGGGTTCGGAGCTCACCGGGCATCACCAGGACGGCGCGCCGCGCGTCCAGGACGCCTACTCCGTGCGCTGCGCCCCGCAGGTCGCCGGTGCCGGGCGCGACACCATGGCCCATGCGCGGCTCGTCGCCGAGCGGGAGCTGGCCTCGTCCGTCGACAACCCCGTCGTCCTGCCCGACGGGCGGGTCGAGTCCAACGGGAACTTCCACGGCGCTCCGGTGGCGTACGTCCTCGACTTCCTCGCCATCGCCGCCGCCGACCTGGGATCCATCGCCGAGCGGCGCACGGACCGCCTCCTCGACAAGAACCGTTCGCACGGGCTGCCGCCGTTCCTCGCGGACGACGCCGGTGTGGACAGCGGGCTGATGATCGCCCAGTACACGCAGGCAGCCCTGGTCAGCGAGTTGAAGCGGCTCGCCGTACCCGCCTCGGCCGACTCGATCCCGTCCTCCGCGATGCAGGAGGACCATGTCTCGATGGGCTGGTCGGCGGCGCGCAAGCTCCGTACGGCCGTCGACAACCTCGCCCGGATCATCGCCGTGGAGCTGTACGCGGCCACGCGGGCCATCGAGCTGCGGGAGGGCCTGACGCCCGCGCCCGCGTCCCGGGCCGTCATCGACGCCGTACGGGCGGCGGGTGTCGAGGGACCGGGGCCGGACCGGTTCCTGGCGCCCGACCTCGCCGCGGCGGACGCGTTCGTGCGGGGCGGGCACCTGGTCGCGGCGGTGGAGCCGGTGACCGGGCCCTTGCGGTAA
- a CDS encoding cell wall protein, with amino-acid sequence MSSARRSLLTATAAGTLLGALWFVPSANATAEKSVEQRHRADTSMSTMSDHTRQISITSTTRTAGTSTAASARTSTSASTTATTATTTSDSADDGTRLADTGSFNTTPYVVGGTFCLGMGAGFVVYSLRRERLGF; translated from the coding sequence GTGTCATCCGCACGTCGATCGTTGTTGACCGCCACCGCCGCGGGCACCCTGCTGGGTGCCCTGTGGTTCGTCCCGTCCGCCAACGCGACGGCAGAGAAGTCGGTGGAGCAGCGACACAGAGCGGACACGTCCATGTCCACGATGTCGGACCACACCCGGCAGATCTCCATCACGAGCACCACCAGAACCGCGGGCACGAGCACGGCTGCGAGTGCACGTACGAGCACGAGTGCGAGTACGACCGCCACCACGGCCACGACGACCTCGGACTCGGCCGACGACGGCACCCGTCTCGCCGACACCGGCAGCTTCAACACCACGCCGTACGTCGTCGGCGGCACGTTCTGCCTCGGTATGGGCGCCGGGTTCGTGGTGTATTCGCTGCGGCGGGAGCGACTGGGGTTCTGA